In the genome of Ensifer adhaerens, one region contains:
- a CDS encoding Uncharacterized membrane protein YphA, DoxX/SURF4 family, with the protein MDTVAKTGWSGKTIAIWVLRILAAGIFLSASAMKLSGQPQMVDEFTTIGLGQGFRYLTGLLELAGGIAVLIPRFSPLGALLLLCVDAGAFVTQITILHMDWIHTIVIGALLVAVIALQRPALKALIGR; encoded by the coding sequence ATGGACACTGTTGCAAAGACCGGCTGGTCCGGCAAAACGATTGCCATCTGGGTGCTGCGGATTCTGGCAGCCGGCATCTTTCTATCGGCCTCCGCCATGAAGCTTTCCGGCCAGCCGCAGATGGTCGACGAATTCACCACCATCGGCCTTGGCCAGGGCTTCCGTTACCTTACCGGCCTTCTGGAACTGGCAGGCGGCATTGCCGTGCTGATCCCGCGCTTCTCGCCGCTCGGCGCTCTTTTGCTGCTCTGCGTGGACGCCGGCGCCTTCGTCACGCAGATCACAATCCTCCACATGGACTGGATCCACACGATCGTCATCGGCGCGCTCCTTGTCGCCGTCATTGCTCTGCAGCGCCCGGCCCTCAAGGCGCTGATCGGCCGCTGA
- a CDS encoding transcriptional regulator, LysR family: MLNALTLDQLLVLVTIQDTGSFSAAGRKLRRAQSAISHAVQTLENVQQVQLFDRSAKVPKMTEAGRVLAAQARQVLRQAEQFSRMAGSMSAGLEPELGIAIDSMVPTGPVLDSLSRLQKTFPDLPVSIFTEGLWTAERRVRDGTVAIAICALMPLVSQDMQAHPLTSVSLVPVVSPTHPLASAKPPVEREVLAEHVQLILTDPAQQAGPSFSVVSPRVWRFVDIGRRLEFLLGGFGWCNMPHHLIADHLKQGRLVRLQIEDTGVLPGLLPLYATHRRDTPLGKAAQWLLADLQAQQWPTVEP, encoded by the coding sequence ATGCTGAATGCGCTGACGCTCGATCAATTGCTGGTGCTCGTCACCATTCAGGACACGGGGAGCTTTTCGGCGGCGGGGCGGAAACTGCGCCGGGCGCAATCGGCGATCAGCCATGCGGTGCAAACACTCGAAAACGTTCAGCAGGTGCAGCTTTTCGATCGAAGCGCCAAGGTGCCGAAGATGACGGAAGCGGGCCGTGTGCTTGCGGCGCAGGCGCGGCAGGTGCTGCGTCAGGCCGAACAATTCTCGCGCATGGCCGGTTCGATGTCGGCGGGGCTGGAGCCTGAGCTTGGCATTGCCATCGACAGCATGGTGCCGACAGGTCCGGTGCTGGACAGTCTTTCGCGGCTGCAGAAGACCTTTCCGGATCTTCCGGTCTCGATTTTCACGGAAGGTCTCTGGACTGCGGAGCGTCGTGTGCGCGATGGAACCGTCGCGATTGCGATCTGCGCGCTCATGCCCCTGGTGTCGCAGGACATGCAGGCTCACCCGCTGACATCGGTGTCGCTGGTGCCGGTCGTTTCGCCCACACATCCACTGGCAAGCGCCAAGCCGCCTGTCGAACGTGAGGTGCTGGCGGAACACGTCCAACTGATCCTCACCGATCCGGCGCAACAGGCTGGACCCAGTTTTAGCGTTGTGAGCCCACGGGTCTGGCGGTTTGTGGATATCGGCCGCCGACTGGAATTTCTGCTCGGCGGTTTCGGTTGGTGCAACATGCCGCACCACCTGATTGCGGACCATCTCAAGCAGGGGCGGCTTGTTCGTCTGCAGATCGAGGACACCGGCGTTCTGCCGGGGCTTCTCCCGCTCTATGCGACGCATCGCC